The Hymenobacter monticola genome has a window encoding:
- a CDS encoding DUF3945 domain-containing protein, with amino-acid sequence MAEQAENPTPAPTSLSIRYVSSVPTSNGNISGQDVTDQAEHYSLYQLQINPDNPNQAALLPAPGADGKLAASFNDVLAPAYQINGLPKPGQEFIKVDKPTMVELIEGNWKIIDMGKLRFSDTPVPALNVFGEAAPQAREQAAQAVETEGLAREVTSTPGATRTEAAADLDMVANQAEQGPDAGKAAYADELRDKSQALPSESTADQQPAAEQQLTSIAAAVPGATDAPTVDPVGEVQIQWKQKGDEVAPLMEMRAYLDQLKDAGVAVGAMKMERGEDGKLTGSFGVSYDPESNKLAQLEGILQGFKQVGNGLEVVEKPAQAAARRQEVGYDDDYEPTRSKQVKEAFGAKQWDALSANLADVPKTALTVPEQVQQSAGEKRVEQLAEQQGKTKEQVLKEGKSIFDIDTSGNPASAFLKNFYQHLTGNPKTRQTLEVDYDKTRQELQARLLKRAGSAQLDQGDEQVKQAPQGQVLPGPGAPAVAAASAAVPGAEAAPEQLTPAKAPAQFQASDVPQKVLASLGLSAADLKQNGQLQKLLNGQKTDLLPMQVAGKDGEEAVKFEGKMVLHREADGTATLKLELPQEKLVIPNEIGGQPFTPEQRQKLETEGNAGLIRGLKDEKGQEYNGYVAVDKSMNKVVILPENKVTLHETIAGVKLTPEQSHDLKEGKAVDLANMASGDGGRKFDGTVQVNAAKACIEIRPAAHELQQRQAPRVEQTAKGARPAVAVETAKVEAPKLTKRAPRL; translated from the coding sequence ATGGCAGAACAAGCAGAAAATCCGACGCCGGCCCCTACGTCGCTTAGCATTCGCTACGTGAGTTCGGTGCCTACCAGCAACGGCAACATCAGCGGTCAGGACGTAACCGACCAGGCCGAGCACTATTCCTTGTATCAGCTTCAAATCAACCCCGACAATCCCAACCAGGCCGCGCTTCTCCCGGCCCCCGGTGCCGATGGAAAGCTGGCTGCCAGCTTCAACGACGTGCTGGCTCCGGCTTATCAGATAAACGGACTGCCCAAACCCGGCCAGGAGTTTATCAAGGTAGACAAGCCGACGATGGTTGAGTTGATTGAGGGCAACTGGAAAATCATCGACATGGGCAAGCTCAGGTTCAGTGACACGCCGGTGCCAGCACTGAACGTATTTGGTGAGGCAGCGCCCCAGGCCCGCGAGCAGGCCGCGCAGGCGGTCGAGACTGAAGGACTAGCCAGGGAGGTTACCAGCACCCCAGGCGCTACTCGCACCGAAGCTGCCGCGGATTTGGACATGGTAGCCAACCAAGCCGAACAAGGACCGGACGCCGGAAAGGCCGCTTACGCTGACGAGCTGCGCGACAAGAGCCAGGCGCTACCTAGTGAGAGCACTGCGGACCAGCAGCCCGCCGCCGAGCAGCAGCTCACATCCATTGCCGCAGCAGTCCCAGGAGCCACAGACGCACCCACGGTAGACCCGGTAGGGGAGGTGCAAATTCAGTGGAAGCAGAAAGGCGACGAAGTTGCCCCGCTGATGGAAATGCGCGCTTACCTCGACCAACTAAAAGATGCCGGAGTTGCCGTCGGCGCTATGAAGATGGAACGTGGGGAAGATGGGAAGCTGACCGGCAGCTTCGGCGTGAGTTATGACCCGGAATCCAACAAGCTGGCCCAGCTCGAAGGGATTTTGCAAGGTTTCAAACAGGTGGGCAACGGCCTGGAAGTGGTTGAAAAGCCAGCACAGGCCGCCGCTCGTCGTCAGGAAGTCGGCTACGACGACGACTACGAACCTACGCGCAGCAAGCAGGTAAAAGAAGCCTTTGGTGCGAAGCAGTGGGACGCGCTGAGCGCCAACCTGGCCGACGTGCCGAAAACGGCACTCACTGTGCCGGAGCAGGTGCAGCAGAGCGCCGGAGAGAAGCGCGTAGAGCAGTTGGCCGAGCAGCAGGGCAAGACCAAGGAGCAGGTGCTGAAGGAAGGGAAAAGCATCTTTGATATCGACACCAGCGGCAACCCCGCATCTGCCTTTCTAAAGAACTTCTATCAGCACTTGACCGGGAACCCCAAAACCCGCCAGACTCTGGAAGTTGACTATGATAAGACCCGTCAGGAGTTGCAGGCTCGCTTATTGAAAAGAGCTGGCTCCGCGCAGCTGGACCAGGGCGACGAGCAGGTTAAGCAGGCCCCCCAGGGCCAAGTGCTCCCCGGCCCCGGAGCGCCGGCAGTGGCCGCCGCGTCAGCTGCAGTACCAGGTGCCGAAGCTGCTCCCGAGCAACTGACCCCGGCCAAAGCCCCGGCACAGTTTCAGGCATCCGACGTGCCGCAAAAAGTACTGGCTTCGCTTGGCCTGAGCGCCGCTGACCTTAAGCAGAACGGCCAGCTGCAAAAGCTGCTGAATGGCCAGAAAACCGACTTGCTGCCCATGCAGGTTGCCGGCAAGGACGGGGAGGAAGCCGTGAAGTTTGAGGGCAAGATGGTGCTGCACCGTGAGGCCGATGGTACGGCCACCCTCAAACTGGAACTGCCCCAGGAAAAGCTCGTGATACCGAACGAGATTGGCGGCCAGCCCTTCACGCCGGAGCAGCGCCAGAAGCTCGAAACGGAAGGGAACGCCGGCCTCATTCGCGGCCTCAAAGACGAGAAAGGCCAAGAGTACAACGGCTATGTAGCGGTGGATAAGTCCATGAACAAAGTTGTCATTCTGCCGGAGAACAAGGTTACTTTGCACGAAACCATCGCCGGCGTAAAGCTGACTCCTGAACAGAGCCACGACCTGAAGGAAGGCAAAGCGGTTGACCTGGCCAACATGGCCAGTGGCGACGGTGGTAGAAAGTTTGATGGGACCGTGCAGGTAAACGCAGCAAAAGCGTGTATCGAGATTCGGCCCGCCGCGCATGAGTTGCAGCAGCGCCAAGCTCCCCGCGTCGAGCAGACGGCGAAGGGGGCCCGCCCAGCGGTTGCCGTGGAAACGGCCAAGGTGGAAGCGCCGAAATTAACGAAGCGCGCCCCGCGCCTCTAA
- the mobC gene encoding conjugal transfer protein MobC, whose translation MEDEKGLKKIMEFMRLLAIALLVVNIYYFCFGYFKSMGWSHKVIETIMGNFTRNTFLFKASWISKAMAAVFLLLSCLGTKGRADEKLQGKTILGYAVIGVALLFGSDVVRSMSMSPGLATIIYVAAVSGGFLLLLSAGAWLSRLFNNNLMKDIFNKDNESFPQEERLMENEYSVNLRTTYQLRGKMHKGWLNVVNPFRATMVLGTPGSGKSFAVINEFIRQHLAKGFCMYIYDYKFDDLSRICYNELLKHQDKFDKPVGFYVINFDNPRKSHRCNPLLPEMMTDIVDAYESASTIMLNLNKSWISKQGDFFVESPINFVAAIIWFLRLFEKGKYCTFPHVIEFLSRDYEEIFPVLASYPEIENLVKPFVSAFQKDAIEQLEGQIASARIPLGRLASPQLYWVMSGNDFTLDINSNEEPKVLCVGNNPERQAIYGAALGLYNARLVKLVNKKGMRKSSIIIDELPTIYFKGLDNLIATARSNKVSTCLGFQDFSQLERDYGQKEAEVIKNTVGNVFSGQVSGNSGKWLSERFGKILQQRQSLSINMRETSTSLSTQMDSMIPPSTIANLTQGNFVGAVADNFGEEIDQKVFHAKIQVDVKAVTAEAKNYQPIPDITSFINPATGEDEAEEMIKANFNRIKTDVKELCQRELIRIGNDPNLQHLIKKKNE comes from the coding sequence ATGGAAGATGAAAAAGGACTAAAGAAGATAATGGAGTTCATGCGCCTACTCGCCATTGCGCTCCTGGTTGTGAACATCTACTACTTCTGTTTCGGCTACTTCAAGTCTATGGGATGGAGCCATAAAGTCATTGAGACGATAATGGGCAACTTCACCCGGAACACCTTTCTGTTCAAGGCTAGCTGGATAAGCAAGGCAATGGCAGCGGTCTTTCTGCTGCTGAGCTGCCTTGGCACCAAGGGGCGTGCTGATGAAAAGCTGCAAGGCAAGACGATTCTAGGCTATGCCGTGATAGGCGTTGCGCTGCTGTTTGGGTCCGATGTGGTACGCTCTATGAGCATGAGCCCAGGGCTGGCTACCATCATCTACGTGGCGGCCGTCAGCGGCGGGTTTCTGCTGCTGTTGAGCGCTGGGGCCTGGCTGAGCCGGTTGTTTAATAACAACCTGATGAAAGACATTTTCAATAAGGACAACGAGAGCTTCCCGCAGGAGGAACGCCTGATGGAAAATGAGTACTCGGTGAACCTGCGCACCACTTACCAGCTGCGCGGAAAGATGCATAAGGGCTGGCTAAACGTGGTAAATCCCTTCCGGGCCACGATGGTGCTCGGCACCCCGGGCAGCGGCAAGAGCTTCGCGGTCATCAACGAGTTCATCCGCCAGCACCTGGCTAAGGGCTTCTGCATGTACATCTACGACTACAAGTTTGACGACCTGAGCCGCATCTGCTACAATGAGCTACTGAAGCACCAGGACAAGTTCGATAAGCCGGTGGGCTTCTACGTTATCAATTTCGATAACCCGCGCAAAAGCCACCGCTGCAATCCGCTGCTGCCGGAGATGATGACGGACATTGTAGACGCCTACGAAAGCGCCTCGACCATCATGCTCAACCTTAACAAAAGCTGGATAAGCAAGCAGGGGGACTTCTTTGTGGAGAGCCCGATAAACTTTGTGGCCGCTATCATCTGGTTTCTGCGCCTGTTTGAGAAGGGCAAGTACTGCACCTTCCCCCACGTGATTGAGTTCCTGAGCCGCGACTACGAGGAGATTTTCCCGGTGCTGGCTTCATACCCCGAGATTGAAAACCTGGTCAAGCCCTTCGTGTCGGCGTTCCAGAAGGACGCGATTGAGCAGCTGGAAGGCCAGATTGCCAGCGCCCGGATTCCACTAGGCCGACTGGCCAGCCCGCAGCTGTATTGGGTTATGTCGGGCAATGATTTCACGCTCGACATCAACAGCAACGAGGAACCCAAGGTGCTTTGTGTAGGTAACAACCCCGAGCGGCAGGCCATCTATGGGGCCGCGTTGGGGCTCTACAATGCCCGCCTCGTGAAGCTGGTCAACAAGAAGGGCATGCGCAAATCCTCCATCATCATTGACGAGCTGCCAACCATCTACTTCAAAGGTCTCGACAATCTCATTGCTACGGCTCGTAGTAACAAGGTGAGTACCTGCCTGGGCTTTCAGGACTTCTCCCAGCTTGAGCGCGACTACGGCCAGAAGGAGGCCGAAGTAATTAAGAACACGGTAGGCAACGTTTTCAGTGGCCAGGTGTCCGGTAATAGTGGCAAGTGGCTGAGCGAACGGTTCGGCAAAATCCTGCAGCAGCGCCAGAGCCTGAGCATCAACATGCGCGAGACAAGCACCAGCTTATCCACGCAGATGGACAGCATGATTCCGCCCAGCACCATTGCCAACCTGACCCAAGGTAATTTCGTGGGCGCCGTAGCGGATAACTTCGGGGAGGAAATCGACCAGAAGGTATTTCACGCCAAGATTCAGGTGGACGTGAAAGCCGTGACGGCCGAGGCCAAAAACTACCAGCCCATCCCGGACATTACCAGCTTCATTAACCCGGCCACCGGGGAGGATGAAGCCGAAGAAATGATAAAGGCTAACTTTAATCGGATTAAAACCGATGTGAAGGAGCTTTGCCAGCGGGAGCTAATCAGGATTGGGAATGACCCGAACTTGCAGCACCTCATCAAGAAAAAGAACGAATAA
- a CDS encoding relaxase/mobilization nuclease domain-containing protein, whose amino-acid sequence MIAKTVTGSDFEGALTYGAGLRKGKAKEPGEVQPLYISNLVGATPQLMAQQMQSVASESRRIQKPVWHTVLSWKAGEVVTEAQKVAAVKRYCELMGAPVARHQVVVYEHKDKQHAHVHIYLNRVPLDGGPALRTSNNFYRQPAITKQISEELGMQPLPERRQSIKDVDPSKELAREAIREAVQRLLTEQGRGGESWFQEQLRRQQIAVRYTHDKGGVLRGVSFELNGVAVKGQEVGFKGAELREAFQAAPTPAQVQQQVAPVPRQPIPEPKKRGPRL is encoded by the coding sequence ATGATAGCAAAGACAGTTACTGGCAGCGACTTTGAAGGAGCCCTGACCTACGGTGCCGGCTTGCGAAAAGGCAAAGCAAAAGAGCCGGGTGAAGTACAGCCCTTATACATTTCAAACCTGGTGGGAGCCACACCGCAGCTCATGGCCCAGCAGATGCAAAGCGTAGCTTCCGAGAGCAGGCGCATACAGAAACCAGTGTGGCATACCGTGCTCTCATGGAAGGCAGGAGAGGTGGTAACCGAAGCGCAAAAGGTTGCGGCCGTGAAGCGGTATTGTGAGCTGATGGGCGCTCCCGTGGCGCGGCACCAGGTAGTCGTTTATGAGCACAAGGATAAGCAGCATGCCCACGTCCACATCTACCTGAACCGGGTTCCCCTCGATGGAGGCCCCGCCCTGCGCACGAGCAACAACTTCTACCGGCAGCCAGCTATCACGAAGCAGATAAGCGAAGAACTCGGGATGCAGCCGCTACCGGAGCGCCGGCAGAGCATCAAGGACGTGGACCCGAGTAAGGAGTTAGCGCGGGAGGCCATCCGGGAGGCCGTGCAGCGCCTGTTGACTGAGCAGGGTAGGGGAGGGGAGTCGTGGTTCCAGGAACAGCTCCGGCGGCAGCAGATAGCCGTACGCTACACCCACGACAAAGGGGGAGTACTACGCGGGGTGAGCTTTGAACTGAACGGAGTAGCCGTAAAGGGCCAGGAAGTCGGCTTTAAAGGGGCCGAGCTGCGCGAGGCATTCCAAGCCGCTCCAACCCCGGCCCAGGTGCAGCAGCAAGTAGCCCCCGTGCCCAGGCAGCCCATCCCAGAACCGAAAAAACGGGGCCCACGCCTCTAA
- a CDS encoding plasmid mobilization protein: MTVDNATEAKEPARDKMIPVRVSEDEKKAIELKAGQAGYKSVSAYLRDLGQGTEIREKLPLEVRRQLVGIGNNLNQIARMAHSGKPFHSHEAQLKQALSTILGFLA; encoded by the coding sequence ATGACTGTCGATAACGCGACCGAAGCAAAGGAACCCGCCCGCGACAAGATGATACCCGTTCGCGTTTCGGAGGATGAGAAAAAGGCTATTGAATTGAAGGCTGGTCAGGCCGGATACAAAAGCGTATCCGCATACCTGCGGGACTTGGGCCAGGGCACCGAGATAAGAGAGAAGCTTCCATTGGAAGTAAGGCGTCAGCTTGTCGGGATTGGAAACAACCTAAATCAGATTGCCCGGATGGCTCATTCCGGCAAGCCGTTTCACAGCCACGAAGCCCAGCTAAAGCAGGCCCTGTCTACAATCCTTGGCTTCCTGGCATGA
- a CDS encoding ParA family protein produces the protein MSEPIVIAFATQKGGAGKSTIGVHVASALAYVYGYKVAVLDCDYPQNTVQVYRNNELQKIKTDESFSNRLLNQGITPYPVSISSVEKAVDSIEALEKQGFDFILVDTPGTINITGLPELLRMVQYIFLPMEADQGTVASTVGYMQVLASFLKSAQPDPDESNLLGYYAFWNRYVKAEKKATYDNIESFFKEKGLPLLQSRVELLIGYKEKRSTLFALPERELEKLGLGKLIMEILYIVLGPGKTTPSGKAIEMPAINAVEAAASDDSL, from the coding sequence ATGAGCGAACCAATAGTAATTGCCTTTGCCACCCAAAAAGGGGGTGCGGGCAAGTCCACCATCGGCGTACACGTTGCCTCAGCCCTGGCCTATGTCTATGGCTACAAGGTGGCTGTTTTGGACTGTGACTATCCCCAAAACACTGTCCAGGTATACCGCAACAACGAGTTACAGAAAATCAAGACGGACGAGTCGTTCAGTAACCGACTGCTCAATCAGGGAATCACTCCCTACCCGGTCAGCATATCGAGCGTGGAAAAGGCGGTAGATTCCATTGAGGCCCTGGAAAAGCAGGGCTTCGATTTCATTTTGGTAGATACACCTGGTACTATCAACATCACCGGCCTGCCCGAATTGCTTCGCATGGTGCAGTACATTTTCCTGCCGATGGAAGCCGACCAAGGCACCGTAGCATCTACGGTGGGCTACATGCAGGTTTTGGCGAGCTTCCTAAAGTCAGCTCAACCAGACCCCGACGAATCCAACCTACTCGGGTACTACGCCTTCTGGAATCGCTATGTAAAAGCGGAGAAAAAAGCCACTTACGACAACATAGAGAGCTTTTTCAAGGAAAAGGGCTTGCCCTTGCTGCAAAGCCGGGTAGAACTGCTGATTGGCTACAAAGAGAAGCGTTCGACGCTCTTCGCGCTTCCTGAGCGTGAACTGGAAAAGCTGGGTCTGGGCAAGCTGATAATGGAAATCCTCTATATCGTCCTGGGGCCTGGTAAAACAACACCCTCCGGCAAAGCCATTGAGATGCCGGCTATCAATGCAGTCGAGGCCGCGGCTTCGGATGATTCGCTTTAA